In Pseudomonas sp. PDM14, a genomic segment contains:
- a CDS encoding hybrid sensor histidine kinase/response regulator, whose product MPLKPLKLLFVEDSPRDAELALLTLERNGLQVEPTLVYNHQGVEEALQHQQFDLILCDFILPGSSGSQALQVAQRIAPKTPLIFLSGVFGEEHAVDMMRLGAIDYVLKQNLQLLPKAVNRALAEVHERRRRLQAEEALLDVEVRARLALDAARMGMWDYQLDSGTLIWDERCKALYELPADSAIDVGTFLERCHPDDRPHVEHKMTEALAHDSGNEYQAEYRVVLPDGRERWVQASGRAFFEDDRCVRFIGVMQDVSEQKHTTAALQRLNELLGERVEKRTRERDRTWELSRELLAVMRFDMTPIALNPAWEDTLGRPRQLLSQDQLWHLVHPEDIEATRRETASVADGNVSTRFVNRMLHANGEYRWLSWTIVPDEGLMYAAVRDITSERAVVDELAATNQRLREQVTERKRVEATLEQMQRLEAVGQLTAGVAHDFNNLLTVILTSATFLERDFQRGSFERSLGRLQNIREAGERGAKLTGQLLSFSRRQRLEPVPVNLNDTLYGMIEMLQRTLGGAIWIETCTAPDLWRALVDPTQTEMIILNLAINARDAMSNGGALRLSTSNEVVERKPQRPEDPEPGPYVVLSIQDTGSGMSDEVLAKAFEPFFTTKEVGKGSGLGLAQVFGFAKQSGGGVSIVTERDRGTVVRVYLPCIRDAVPDASEPLYLSTRPAPSGPQKTILLVDDDANVRDVTAGLLDLLGYRVIEADSGQEALERIDEQVDLLLTDFAMPGMNGAQLAGAVAERFPELPVIFVTGYAELGGLDAEDRVIVQKPFRDDELANKLHAALEGARQRDA is encoded by the coding sequence ATGCCCCTCAAACCGTTGAAACTGCTGTTCGTCGAAGACAGTCCGCGCGATGCCGAGTTGGCCTTGCTCACGCTCGAGCGCAACGGCCTGCAGGTCGAGCCCACGCTGGTCTACAACCATCAGGGCGTGGAAGAAGCGCTGCAGCATCAGCAGTTCGATCTGATCCTTTGTGATTTCATTCTCCCCGGGTCTTCCGGCTCGCAGGCCTTGCAGGTCGCCCAGCGGATTGCCCCGAAAACCCCGCTGATCTTCCTCTCCGGCGTGTTCGGCGAAGAGCATGCCGTGGACATGATGCGCCTCGGCGCCATCGACTACGTGCTCAAGCAGAACCTGCAGTTGCTGCCCAAGGCGGTGAACCGGGCGCTGGCCGAAGTGCACGAACGCCGGCGCCGGCTTCAGGCCGAAGAGGCGCTGCTGGACGTGGAAGTGCGTGCGCGTCTGGCGCTCGATGCCGCACGCATGGGCATGTGGGACTATCAGCTGGACAGCGGCACGCTGATCTGGGATGAGCGCTGCAAGGCGCTGTACGAACTGCCCGCCGACAGCGCCATCGACGTCGGCACCTTTCTCGAGCGCTGCCATCCGGACGACCGGCCCCACGTCGAGCACAAGATGACCGAGGCGCTGGCGCACGACAGCGGCAATGAATACCAGGCCGAGTACCGCGTGGTGCTGCCCGATGGCCGCGAGCGCTGGGTACAGGCCAGTGGCCGGGCGTTCTTCGAGGATGATCGCTGTGTGCGGTTCATCGGCGTGATGCAGGACGTCAGCGAACAGAAGCACACCACCGCGGCGCTGCAGCGGCTCAACGAGCTGCTCGGCGAGCGGGTGGAAAAGCGCACCCGTGAGCGCGACCGCACCTGGGAACTGTCCCGAGAGCTGCTGGCGGTCATGCGTTTCGACATGACCCCGATCGCCCTCAACCCGGCCTGGGAAGACACCCTAGGCCGCCCGCGACAGCTGCTCAGCCAGGATCAGCTCTGGCATCTGGTGCATCCCGAGGACATCGAGGCCACGCGCCGCGAGACCGCTAGTGTCGCCGATGGCAACGTCTCCACACGCTTCGTCAATCGCATGCTGCACGCCAATGGCGAGTACCGCTGGCTGTCGTGGACCATCGTTCCCGATGAGGGCCTGATGTACGCCGCGGTGCGCGACATCACCAGCGAGCGAGCGGTGGTCGACGAGTTGGCGGCCACCAACCAGCGTCTGCGCGAGCAGGTCACCGAGCGCAAGCGCGTCGAGGCGACCCTGGAGCAGATGCAGCGTCTGGAGGCGGTCGGTCAGCTGACCGCAGGCGTGGCGCACGACTTCAACAACCTACTGACGGTGATCCTGACCAGTGCCACCTTCCTCGAGCGTGATTTTCAGCGCGGCAGCTTCGAGCGCAGCCTCGGTCGCCTGCAGAACATTCGCGAGGCGGGCGAGCGTGGCGCCAAGCTGACCGGGCAGCTCCTTTCGTTCTCGCGTCGTCAGCGCCTGGAACCGGTGCCGGTCAACCTCAATGACACTCTCTACGGCATGATCGAGATGCTCCAGCGCACCCTCGGCGGTGCGATCTGGATCGAGACCTGCACCGCGCCGGACCTGTGGCGCGCGCTGGTCGACCCGACGCAGACGGAAATGATCATCCTCAACCTGGCGATCAACGCTCGCGACGCCATGAGCAACGGCGGCGCGCTGCGCCTGTCGACCAGCAACGAGGTGGTCGAGCGCAAGCCGCAGCGCCCGGAAGACCCCGAGCCCGGTCCCTATGTGGTGCTGTCGATCCAGGATACGGGCAGCGGCATGAGCGACGAAGTGCTGGCCAAGGCCTTCGAGCCGTTCTTCACCACCAAGGAAGTCGGCAAGGGCTCGGGCCTGGGGCTGGCCCAGGTGTTCGGTTTCGCCAAGCAGTCTGGTGGCGGCGTGAGCATCGTCACCGAGCGTGATCGCGGCACCGTGGTCAGGGTCTACCTGCCGTGCATCCGTGACGCGGTGCCGGATGCGTCCGAGCCGCTGTACCTGTCGACCCGGCCGGCGCCCAGCGGGCCGCAGAAAACCATCCTGCTGGTCGACGACGACGCCAATGTGCGCGACGTGACCGCCGGCCTGCTCGACCTGCTCGGCTACCGGGTGATCGAGGCAGACAGCGGGCAGGAAGCGCTGGAGCGCATCGACGAGCAGGTCGACCTGCTGCTGACCGATTTCGCCATGCCCGGCATGAATGGCGCGCAGCTGGCCGGCGCAGTCGCCGAGCGTTTCCCCGAACTGCCGGTGATCTTCGTCACCGGTTACGCCGAACTGGGTGGCCTGGACGCCGAAGACCGGGTGATCGTGCAGAAGCCGTTTCGCGACGACGAACTGGCGAACAAGCTGCACGCCGCGCTCGAAGGCGCCAGGCAGCGCGACGCATGA
- a CDS encoding response regulator: MLKPILLIEDNPHDLELTLVALERSQLANEVIVLRDGAEALDYLFRRKQHADRPEGNPAVMLLDLKLPKVDGLQVLKSVRETPELRSIPIVMLTSSREEPDLLRAYELGVNAYVVKPVEFKEFVSAISDLGVFWAVLNEPPPGSLRLQRRPQS, translated from the coding sequence ATGCTGAAACCGATTCTTCTCATCGAGGACAATCCCCACGACCTCGAGCTGACCCTGGTGGCGCTGGAGCGCAGCCAACTGGCCAACGAGGTGATCGTCCTGCGTGACGGCGCCGAGGCGCTGGATTACCTGTTCCGCCGCAAGCAGCACGCCGATCGCCCCGAGGGCAATCCGGCGGTCATGCTGCTCGATCTCAAGCTGCCCAAGGTTGACGGTCTGCAGGTGCTCAAGTCGGTGCGCGAGACGCCCGAGCTGCGCAGCATCCCGATTGTCATGCTGACCTCCTCGCGCGAGGAGCCGGACCTGCTGCGTGCCTACGAACTGGGGGTGAACGCCTACGTGGTCAAGCCGGTCGAATTCAAGGAGTTCGTCTCGGCGATCTCCGATCTGGGCGTATTCTGGGCCGTGCTCAACGAGCCACCGCCCGGCTCGCTGCGTCTGCAGCGCCGCCCGCAATCGTGA
- a CDS encoding ATP-binding protein, translated as MKESALTPSNTDAVLTDAGANCAKEAIHIPGSIQPHGFMLVFDESSSRVVQASENVHDWLGLPAAELLGLTLEQVLDNAPLVQARLAQLAVDVHNPFHIGDVRFLLGTRRERPIAMMAHRYDQVLIAEFEPASDVIAAYGNFYPLVRSFIGRLQEAESVEALCWRAVEEVKRITGFGRVMAYRFDAEGNGLVLAEQADAGYPRYLGLCFPATDIPQQARALYCANRIRVIEDANYQPSPLTPAHNPLTDRPLDLSFAALRSVSPVHLQYMRNMQTLASMSISIVVNGQLWGLISCHHAEPQPVGFQTRTACELLGSVLSLQVETKETHNRSQRLLGLRRHIVQLLSAMADRDSVSGGLLALPDVFTDFAHAHGAAIISATSCDLLGQTPPQALVNALVHWLAQRGGGEVFQTDNVSRDIGELPELGKHVAGVLAVAISELHSHYLVWFKSEQARTVEWAGKPEKTVGPGGALNPRNSFESWQETVRGHSSPWDPMEVEGVAELRTAVLGIVLRKAEELAQLAGELKKSNKELEAFSYSVSHDLRAPLRHIAGYAELLGEFEGGKLSERGVRFLEHISESARFAGTLVDNLLSFSQMGRAALHLSDVDLNALVEAIRTEMLPDYEGRPLEWVLQPLPKVVADAAFLHLAMRNLLSNAIKYTRGREPAIIEVGAQDLGDEIAVYIRDNGVGFDMSYVDKLFGVFQRLHRMEEFEGTGIGLASVRRIIERHDGRVWAEGELERGATFYFALPKRDRNATA; from the coding sequence ATGAAGGAGAGTGCTTTGACCCCGAGCAATACCGACGCAGTGCTGACCGATGCCGGAGCCAACTGCGCCAAGGAAGCCATTCATATTCCCGGCAGTATCCAGCCTCACGGCTTCATGCTGGTCTTCGACGAGTCGTCCAGTCGGGTGGTCCAGGCCAGCGAAAACGTCCATGACTGGCTCGGCCTGCCTGCGGCCGAGCTGCTCGGTCTGACGCTGGAGCAAGTGCTGGACAATGCGCCGCTGGTGCAGGCGCGCCTGGCGCAGCTGGCGGTCGATGTACACAACCCGTTCCATATCGGTGACGTGCGCTTCCTGCTGGGCACTCGCCGCGAGCGACCGATCGCGATGATGGCGCATCGCTACGATCAGGTGCTGATCGCCGAGTTCGAGCCGGCCAGCGATGTCATCGCCGCCTATGGCAACTTCTATCCGCTGGTACGCAGCTTCATCGGGCGCTTGCAGGAGGCCGAGAGTGTCGAGGCGCTCTGTTGGCGAGCGGTCGAGGAGGTCAAGCGGATCACCGGGTTCGGGCGGGTCATGGCGTACCGTTTCGATGCCGAAGGCAATGGCCTGGTTCTGGCCGAGCAGGCCGACGCCGGCTATCCGCGCTACCTCGGACTGTGCTTTCCGGCCACCGACATTCCGCAGCAGGCGAGGGCGCTGTACTGTGCGAACCGCATCCGCGTCATCGAGGATGCCAACTACCAGCCTTCGCCGCTGACACCGGCGCACAATCCGCTGACCGACCGGCCGCTCGACCTCAGCTTTGCCGCGCTGCGCAGCGTTTCTCCCGTGCACCTGCAGTACATGCGCAACATGCAGACCCTGGCATCGATGTCGATTTCCATCGTGGTCAATGGCCAGCTGTGGGGGCTGATTTCCTGTCACCACGCCGAGCCGCAGCCCGTCGGTTTTCAGACGCGCACCGCCTGCGAATTGCTCGGTAGCGTACTGTCGTTGCAGGTCGAGACCAAGGAAACCCACAACCGCTCGCAACGCCTGCTCGGCTTGCGTCGCCACATCGTCCAGTTGCTGTCGGCCATGGCTGATCGTGACAGTGTCAGCGGCGGCCTCCTGGCGTTGCCCGATGTCTTCACGGATTTTGCCCACGCGCATGGCGCCGCCATCATTTCCGCGACCAGTTGCGACCTGCTCGGGCAGACCCCACCGCAGGCGCTGGTCAACGCCCTGGTGCACTGGCTGGCGCAGCGTGGCGGTGGTGAGGTGTTCCAGACCGACAACGTCAGCCGCGATATCGGTGAGCTGCCCGAACTGGGCAAGCATGTTGCCGGGGTGCTGGCGGTGGCCATTTCCGAGCTGCACTCGCACTACCTGGTGTGGTTCAAGTCCGAACAGGCGCGCACGGTGGAGTGGGCCGGCAAGCCGGAAAAGACTGTCGGCCCAGGTGGTGCACTCAACCCGCGCAACAGCTTCGAGAGCTGGCAGGAAACCGTCAGGGGTCATTCCAGCCCCTGGGACCCGATGGAGGTCGAGGGTGTCGCCGAGCTGCGCACCGCAGTCCTCGGCATCGTCTTGCGCAAAGCCGAGGAGCTGGCCCAGCTGGCCGGGGAGCTGAAGAAGTCGAACAAGGAACTGGAGGCTTTTTCCTACAGCGTTTCACACGACCTGCGGGCGCCGCTGCGCCACATCGCCGGCTATGCCGAACTGCTCGGCGAGTTCGAGGGCGGCAAGTTGTCCGAGCGCGGCGTGCGCTTCCTCGAGCACATCAGCGAGTCGGCGCGTTTCGCCGGCACGCTGGTAGACAACCTGTTGAGCTTCTCGCAAATGGGCCGCGCCGCGCTGCACCTGTCGGATGTCGACCTCAATGCGCTGGTCGAGGCGATACGCACCGAGATGCTCCCGGACTACGAAGGCCGCCCGCTGGAGTGGGTGCTGCAACCGCTACCGAAGGTGGTCGCCGATGCGGCCTTCCTGCACCTGGCGATGCGCAACTTGTTGTCCAACGCGATCAAGTACACCCGCGGTCGCGAGCCGGCGATCATTGAAGTCGGCGCTCAGGATCTGGGCGATGAAATAGCCGTGTACATCCGCGACAACGGGGTCGGCTTCGACATGAGCTACGTCGATAAACTGTTCGGCGTGTTCCAGCGCCTGCACCGCATGGAAGAATTCGAAGGCACGGGCATCGGCCTGGCCAGTGTGCGCCGGATCATCGAGCGCCATGACGGGCGAGTCTGGGCGGAGGGCGAGCTGGAGCGCGGCGCGACCTTCTATTTCGCCCTGCCCAAACGTGACCGTAACGCAACTGCTTGA
- a CDS encoding Arc family DNA-binding protein — protein MRPMKQAIYSSRTADKFVVRLPDGMRERIADVARNHHRSMNSEIIARLEQSLVQEGVLGDDEGLRLDSPELSLHERELLQRFRQLSHRQQNALVSLIAHDAELANEDS, from the coding sequence ATGCGCCCTATGAAGCAAGCTATCTATTCCAGCCGTACGGCTGACAAGTTTGTGGTTCGTCTCCCGGACGGTATGCGCGAGCGCATTGCCGACGTGGCACGCAACCATCACCGCAGCATGAACTCGGAAATCATCGCCCGCCTGGAGCAGAGCCTGGTCCAGGAAGGTGTTCTGGGAGACGACGAAGGCCTGCGCCTCGACAGCCCGGAGCTGTCGCTGCACGAGCGAGAGCTGCTGCAGCGCTTTCGCCAGCTTTCCCATCGCCAGCAGAACGCCTTGGTATCGTTGATCGCCCACGATGCCGAACTGGCAAACGAAGATTCCTGA
- the mgtE gene encoding magnesium transporter has translation MTEVEAKKPQESMQDRLAQVVELLHRHKLLENLAHRQEGQHQDLVEGLVHRQNLAELQRKLDDLHSADIAHILEALPLDDRLTVWQLVKAERDGDILLEVSDAVRESLIADMDDHEILAAARDMDADELADLAPELPRDVVLELMESLDAQQRERVRSALSYEEDQVGALMDFEMVTIREDVSLEVVLRYLRRLKELPGHTDKLFVVDYDGLLKGVLPIKRLLVNDPDLQVRGVMASDPVSFHPDEDAYDAAQAFERYDLVSAPVVDKTGKLIGRLTIDEMVDLIREESEAEVLNMAGLREEEDIFASVWKSLGNRWSWLALNLITAFVASRVIGLFEGSIEKLVALAALMPIVAGIGGNSGNQTITMIVRAMALDQVSTGNTARLLRKELSVALVNGVVWGGVIGVVAFLLYDSWSLGVVMTGAMTLNLLLAALMGVLIPMTLVRMGRDPAMGASVMITAVTDSGGFFIFLGLATIFLL, from the coding sequence ATGACTGAAGTAGAAGCCAAAAAGCCGCAAGAGAGCATGCAGGATCGCCTGGCGCAGGTGGTCGAGTTGCTGCATCGCCACAAGCTGCTCGAAAATCTGGCGCATCGCCAGGAAGGGCAGCACCAAGACCTGGTGGAAGGTCTGGTCCATCGGCAGAACCTCGCCGAGCTGCAGCGCAAGCTTGACGACCTGCACTCCGCTGACATTGCCCACATTCTCGAAGCCTTGCCGCTCGATGATCGACTGACCGTCTGGCAGTTGGTCAAGGCCGAGCGCGATGGCGACATTCTCCTCGAGGTATCCGACGCGGTCCGCGAATCACTGATCGCGGACATGGACGATCACGAGATTCTCGCCGCGGCGCGGGACATGGATGCGGACGAGCTGGCCGACCTCGCTCCCGAGCTGCCGCGTGACGTCGTTCTCGAACTGATGGAATCGCTGGACGCCCAGCAGCGTGAGCGTGTGCGCTCGGCGCTTTCCTATGAGGAGGATCAGGTCGGTGCGCTGATGGACTTCGAGATGGTGACCATTCGCGAGGATGTCAGTCTCGAGGTGGTATTACGCTATCTGCGTCGCTTGAAGGAACTGCCTGGGCACACGGACAAGTTGTTCGTGGTCGATTACGACGGCCTGCTGAAGGGTGTTTTGCCGATCAAGCGGCTACTGGTGAATGACCCTGACCTGCAGGTGCGTGGTGTCATGGCCAGCGATCCGGTGAGCTTTCATCCGGATGAGGATGCCTACGATGCTGCCCAGGCGTTCGAGCGCTATGACCTGGTATCCGCTCCTGTTGTGGACAAGACCGGCAAGTTGATAGGCCGTCTGACCATCGACGAAATGGTCGACCTGATTCGCGAGGAGAGTGAGGCCGAAGTGCTCAACATGGCCGGTCTGCGCGAAGAAGAAGATATATTTGCCTCGGTCTGGAAATCGCTGGGCAACCGCTGGTCCTGGCTGGCGCTGAACCTGATCACGGCTTTTGTGGCATCGCGGGTGATCGGTTTGTTCGAGGGTTCGATCGAGAAGCTCGTGGCATTGGCTGCGCTGATGCCGATCGTGGCGGGTATTGGTGGTAACTCCGGTAACCAGACCATCACCATGATCGTGCGTGCCATGGCTTTGGATCAGGTAAGTACAGGTAATACCGCACGGTTGTTGCGTAAGGAATTGAGCGTTGCTCTGGTGAACGGTGTGGTTTGGGGTGGGGTGATCGGCGTGGTCGCGTTCCTGCTCTATGACAGCTGGTCACTGGGCGTGGTGATGACGGGTGCGATGACTCTGAACCTGCTGCTCGCAGCCCTGATGGGGGTATTGATCCCGATGACGCTGGTGCGCATGGGGCGAGATCCGGCGATGGGTGCCAGTGTGATGATCACCGCCGTCACGGATAGCGGTGGCTTCTTCATCTTCTTGGGTTTGGCGACGATCTTCCTGTTGTGA